The Apibacter raozihei genome contains a region encoding:
- a CDS encoding aldehyde dehydrogenase family protein produces MDAVLDKKFSVLDVVAKFNLKKKYDNFIGGKFVPPVKGRYHDVPSPIDGKIFTQTAHSSKEDIDLAVDKAYEAFKDWSKTSVTERSNILIKIAQRIEDNLEYIASVETIDNGKAIRETLNADIPLAADHFRYFAGVIRAEEGSAMELNEKTLSLIINEPLGVVAQIIPWNFPLLMAAWKLAPALAAGNCVVMKPAENTPVSILILMEVIGDLLPPGVLNVVNGSGSELGEVLVTNPKIAKAAFTGSTEIGRQVMEYASKNIIPVTLELGGKSPNIFFPSVMDKDDEFLDKAIEGAVLFAFNQGEVCTCPSRLLIHESIYEQFIEKVIQRVESIKMGSPLDPTVQMGAQVSEGQKKTILSYIKIGKDEGAEVLTGGDACNLGGDLEGGYYIQPTLLKGNNKMRVFQEEIFGPVLAVTTFKTTEEAIEIANDTIFGLGAGVWTRDAHELYQVPRAIKAGRVWVNQYHAYPAGAPFGGYKQSGIGRENHKMMLDHYRQTKNMLISYDKNKLGFF; encoded by the coding sequence ATGGATGCAGTGTTAGACAAAAAATTTTCAGTTTTAGATGTTGTTGCTAAATTTAATTTAAAAAAGAAATACGATAATTTTATAGGAGGTAAGTTTGTTCCTCCTGTAAAAGGTCGTTATCATGATGTTCCTTCGCCTATTGATGGTAAAATATTTACTCAGACAGCACACTCTTCAAAAGAAGATATAGATTTAGCTGTAGATAAGGCATATGAGGCTTTTAAAGATTGGAGTAAAACATCTGTGACTGAAAGGAGCAATATTTTAATTAAAATTGCTCAGCGAATAGAAGATAACCTTGAGTATATAGCTAGTGTTGAAACTATTGATAACGGAAAAGCTATACGTGAGACTTTAAATGCCGACATTCCTTTAGCAGCTGATCATTTCAGGTATTTTGCCGGTGTTATACGTGCCGAGGAAGGTTCAGCAATGGAATTAAACGAAAAAACTCTATCTTTAATTATTAATGAGCCTCTGGGGGTTGTCGCTCAAATTATTCCCTGGAATTTTCCTCTTTTAATGGCTGCATGGAAATTAGCACCTGCTCTGGCTGCAGGCAATTGTGTTGTTATGAAACCTGCTGAAAATACACCAGTTTCCATTTTAATTTTAATGGAAGTTATTGGAGATTTACTTCCTCCGGGAGTACTTAATGTAGTTAATGGTTCTGGTTCTGAATTAGGAGAAGTGTTAGTTACAAATCCTAAAATAGCAAAAGCAGCATTTACCGGATCAACAGAAATTGGTAGGCAGGTTATGGAATATGCTTCTAAAAATATTATTCCGGTAACTTTAGAACTGGGAGGTAAATCGCCAAATATTTTCTTTCCATCAGTAATGGATAAAGATGATGAATTTTTAGATAAAGCTATCGAAGGAGCTGTGTTATTTGCATTCAATCAGGGAGAAGTATGTACATGTCCTTCACGATTATTAATTCATGAGTCAATCTATGAACAATTTATAGAAAAGGTCATTCAGAGAGTTGAATCCATAAAAATGGGGAGCCCTTTAGATCCTACAGTTCAAATGGGAGCTCAGGTATCAGAAGGGCAAAAGAAAACTATTTTATCATACATTAAAATAGGAAAAGACGAAGGAGCCGAAGTGTTAACCGGAGGAGATGCTTGCAATCTCGGGGGAGATCTTGAAGGGGGATATTATATTCAACCTACTTTGTTGAAAGGGAATAATAAAATGAGAGTTTTTCAAGAAGAAATATTTGGGCCAGTATTGGCTGTAACTACATTTAAAACAACCGAAGAGGCTATTGAGATTGCTAATGATACTATTTTTGGTCTGGGTGCAGGAGTATGGACCAGAGATGCTCATGAATTGTATCAGGTTCCAAGAGCTATAAAAGCGGGAAGAGTTTGGGTAAATCAATACCATGCTTATCCTGCCGGAGCTCCATTTGGAGGTTATAAACAATCGGGTATAGGAAGAGAAAATCATAAAATGATGTTGGATCACTACAGACAAACAAAAAATATGCTTATTTCTTATGATAAAAATAAGTTAGGCTTTTTTTAA